From a region of the Arachis ipaensis cultivar K30076 chromosome B09, Araip1.1, whole genome shotgun sequence genome:
- the LOC107618963 gene encoding protein Brevis radix-like 2 isoform X1 gives MLTCIACSKQLNNGSLHQPEDEEAVHTPSTKQAIKALTAQSATIVKKEMDFWFLQIKDMAVKASGAYKNCKPCSGSSNGNRKGNYADSDMGSDSARFHWAYRRTGSSNSTPRMWGKEMEARLKGLSSGEGTPASVSGRTESVVFMEEDEPKEWVAQVEPGVLITFVSLPQGGNDLKRIRFSREMFNKWQAQRWWTENYDKVMELYNVQRFNQQAVPLPTPPRSEDEQSSRIESVRDSPVTPPLSKEPLPSHFHHPIGMGYSSSDSLDHHHTQPRPCYETSCLASTPKLSDITAIKTERSSLDASARTSSLGEGDHSGELSNSNASDMETEWVEQDEPGVYITIRALPGGARELRRVRFSRERFGEMHARLWWEENRARIQEQYL, from the exons ATGTTAACTTGCATAGCATGTTCCAAACAACTCAACAATGGATCTCTTCACCAACCAGAAGATGAAGAAGCTGTTCATACACCAAGCACGAAGCAAGCCATCAAGGCTCTCACTGCCCAG AGTGCAACCATTGTGAAAAAAGAGATGGATTTTTGGTTTTTGCAGATCAAGGACATGGCAGTGAAGGCTTCTGGGGCATATAAGAATTGCAAGCCTTGTTCCGGATCTTCAAATGGTAATAGGAAAGGGAATTATGCTGACTCGGATATGGGTTCGGATTCAGCGAGGTTTCACTGGGCCTACCGAAGAACGGGTAGCTCCAATTCAACCCCAAGGATGTGGGGGAAGGAAATGGAAGCCAGGTTGAAAGGGCTTTCGAGTGGGGAAGGGACGCCGGCATCGGTTAGTGGACGGACCGAGTCAGTGGtgttcatggaggaggatgagcCTAAAGAATGGGTTGCACAAGTGGAGCCCGGTGTGCTCATTACTTTTGTTTCATTGCCTCAGGGTGGGAACGATCTGAAGCGGATACGGTTCAG TCGAGAGATGTTCAATAAATGGCAAGCTCAGAGGTGGTGGACCGAAAACTACGACAAGGTCATGGAGTTATACAATGTTCAAAGGTTCAATCAACAAGCTGTTCCTCTTCCAACCCCACCTAGATCTGAAGATGAG CAAAGTTCAAGGATTGAATCTGTGAGGGACAGCCCAGTCACTCCTCCTCTCAGCAAGGAGCCCCTGCCTAGTCATTTTCACCACCCAATTGGAATGGGGTACTCTTCTTCGGATTCTCTGGATCACCACCATACGCAACCTCGCCCTTGCTATGAAACTAGCTGTCTAGCCTCAACACCTAAACTCTCCGACATTACTGCAATAAAAACTGAAAGATCATCCCTGGATGCTTCAGCAAGGACGAGTTCATTGGGAGAGGGAGACCACTCGGGTGAGCTCTCAAACAGCAATGCCAGTGATATGGAAACTGAATGGGTTGAACAAGATGAACCGGGAGTATACATCACTATCAGAGCACTGCCAGGCGGAGCCAGAGAACTTCGGCGAGTACGGTTCAG CCGAGAGAGGTTCGGAGAAATGCATGCTAGATTATGGTGGGAGGAGAACCGCGCCAGGATACAAGAACAATACTTGTGA
- the LOC107618963 gene encoding protein Brevis radix-like 2 isoform X2 translates to MLTCIACSKQLNNGSLHQPEDEEAVHTPSTKQAIKALTAQIKDMAVKASGAYKNCKPCSGSSNGNRKGNYADSDMGSDSARFHWAYRRTGSSNSTPRMWGKEMEARLKGLSSGEGTPASVSGRTESVVFMEEDEPKEWVAQVEPGVLITFVSLPQGGNDLKRIRFSREMFNKWQAQRWWTENYDKVMELYNVQRFNQQAVPLPTPPRSEDEQSSRIESVRDSPVTPPLSKEPLPSHFHHPIGMGYSSSDSLDHHHTQPRPCYETSCLASTPKLSDITAIKTERSSLDASARTSSLGEGDHSGELSNSNASDMETEWVEQDEPGVYITIRALPGGARELRRVRFSRERFGEMHARLWWEENRARIQEQYL, encoded by the exons ATGTTAACTTGCATAGCATGTTCCAAACAACTCAACAATGGATCTCTTCACCAACCAGAAGATGAAGAAGCTGTTCATACACCAAGCACGAAGCAAGCCATCAAGGCTCTCACTGCCCAG ATCAAGGACATGGCAGTGAAGGCTTCTGGGGCATATAAGAATTGCAAGCCTTGTTCCGGATCTTCAAATGGTAATAGGAAAGGGAATTATGCTGACTCGGATATGGGTTCGGATTCAGCGAGGTTTCACTGGGCCTACCGAAGAACGGGTAGCTCCAATTCAACCCCAAGGATGTGGGGGAAGGAAATGGAAGCCAGGTTGAAAGGGCTTTCGAGTGGGGAAGGGACGCCGGCATCGGTTAGTGGACGGACCGAGTCAGTGGtgttcatggaggaggatgagcCTAAAGAATGGGTTGCACAAGTGGAGCCCGGTGTGCTCATTACTTTTGTTTCATTGCCTCAGGGTGGGAACGATCTGAAGCGGATACGGTTCAG TCGAGAGATGTTCAATAAATGGCAAGCTCAGAGGTGGTGGACCGAAAACTACGACAAGGTCATGGAGTTATACAATGTTCAAAGGTTCAATCAACAAGCTGTTCCTCTTCCAACCCCACCTAGATCTGAAGATGAG CAAAGTTCAAGGATTGAATCTGTGAGGGACAGCCCAGTCACTCCTCCTCTCAGCAAGGAGCCCCTGCCTAGTCATTTTCACCACCCAATTGGAATGGGGTACTCTTCTTCGGATTCTCTGGATCACCACCATACGCAACCTCGCCCTTGCTATGAAACTAGCTGTCTAGCCTCAACACCTAAACTCTCCGACATTACTGCAATAAAAACTGAAAGATCATCCCTGGATGCTTCAGCAAGGACGAGTTCATTGGGAGAGGGAGACCACTCGGGTGAGCTCTCAAACAGCAATGCCAGTGATATGGAAACTGAATGGGTTGAACAAGATGAACCGGGAGTATACATCACTATCAGAGCACTGCCAGGCGGAGCCAGAGAACTTCGGCGAGTACGGTTCAG CCGAGAGAGGTTCGGAGAAATGCATGCTAGATTATGGTGGGAGGAGAACCGCGCCAGGATACAAGAACAATACTTGTGA
- the LOC107615085 gene encoding uncharacterized protein LOC107615085: MYLGIKLTVEIVIPKLEVESDSRCAITIVGVPSVEAHANSSLAHSIKELETRLERIKISHVYRESNFSADTITKLGHTMEEGVTVFGYPLSLLMLHLLADIREVKFSKIVVD, translated from the coding sequence ATGTATCTTGGGATCAAGCTTACAGTTGAGATAGTTATCCCTAAACTAGAGGTTGAATCGGACTCTCGCTGCGCTATCACCATTGTTGGGGTGCCTTCAGTTGAAGCCCACGCGAACTCATCTCTGGCTCATTCGATCAAGGAGCTTGAAACCAGGTTGGAGAGAATAAAAATCAGCCATGTCTATAGGGAATCAAATTTTTCTGCTGATACGATAACGAAGCTCGGACACACGATGGAAGAGGGGGTCACTGTTTTTGGGTATCCTTTGTCACTGTTGATGTTACATCTTCTCGCAGATATAAGGGAAGTAAAGTTCTCAAAAATAGTTGTGGATTAA